One genomic segment of Fusobacterium simiae includes these proteins:
- a CDS encoding ATP-binding protein, with product MNFIDREKELGTLNKEYNKENSFVILYGRRRVGKTTLIKEFIKDKKAFYFFADKQNENLQIERFKSQISEYFKDEFLKKIEIKDWNTLFDYFLIKIENDKFIFVIDEFQYLCMVNKNFSSIFQRIYDEKLKDKNIMIILCGSLISMMYSETLTYESPLYGRRTAQIKLQAIKFKYYNEFFKNKSIQELIELYSITGGVPKYILSLNRNKSAIYNIENNIFDKNNYLYSEPKFLLQEEVNDLSRYFAILNAISIGRTKMSAISSYLQINSGGLSPYISKLIDLDILEKEVPITESVENTKKVLYRIKDNYLKFWFSYVYPYQSYLEIENLTYVKNKIENEFDLYVSKVYENLARESIWENTLFPLFKVGRWWDKNTEIDIVGLGEDNKIIFGECKYSKKQVGLSILSELKEKSKKVIWNNDKREEYFILFSKSGFSEDLIELSKKEKNVILKEVF from the coding sequence ATGAATTTCATTGATAGAGAAAAAGAATTAGGAACTCTTAATAAAGAATATAATAAAGAGAATAGTTTTGTTATTTTATATGGAAGAAGAAGAGTTGGCAAGACAACTTTAATAAAAGAATTTATAAAGGATAAGAAAGCATTTTATTTTTTTGCTGATAAACAAAATGAAAATTTACAAATAGAAAGATTTAAAAGTCAAATATCAGAATATTTTAAAGATGAGTTTTTAAAGAAAATAGAAATAAAAGATTGGAACACTCTTTTTGATTATTTTTTGATAAAAATTGAAAATGATAAATTTATTTTTGTAATTGATGAATTTCAATATTTATGTATGGTTAATAAAAATTTCTCCTCTATTTTTCAAAGAATATATGATGAAAAATTAAAAGATAAAAATATTATGATTATTCTATGTGGTTCTTTAATTTCTATGATGTACTCAGAAACATTGACTTATGAAAGTCCCTTATATGGGAGAAGAACTGCTCAAATAAAGTTACAAGCTATCAAATTTAAATATTATAATGAATTTTTTAAAAATAAATCTATACAAGAATTAATAGAATTGTATTCTATAACAGGAGGAGTACCTAAATATATATTAAGTTTAAATAGGAATAAATCAGCTATATATAATATTGAAAATAATATTTTTGATAAAAATAATTATCTATATTCTGAACCAAAGTTTTTGCTCCAAGAGGAAGTAAATGATTTATCAAGATATTTTGCTATTCTAAATGCTATATCAATAGGGCGTACTAAAATGTCAGCAATATCTTCATATTTGCAAATAAATTCAGGAGGTTTATCTCCATATATTTCAAAACTTATAGATTTAGATATTCTTGAAAAAGAAGTACCAATTACTGAGAGTGTAGAAAATACAAAAAAAGTTTTGTATAGAATAAAAGATAACTATTTAAAATTTTGGTTTAGTTATGTTTATCCTTATCAAAGTTATCTTGAAATTGAAAATTTAACTTATGTGAAAAATAAGATAGAAAATGAATTTGATTTATATGTATCAAAAGTTTATGAAAATTTAGCAAGAGAAAGTATATGGGAAAATACTTTATTTCCTTTATTCAAAGTTGGTAGATGGTGGGATAAAAATACAGAAATAGATATTGTAGGTTTAGGAGAAGATAACAAAATTATTTTTGGAGAATGTAAATATTCTAAAAAACAAGTGGGTCTAAGTATTTTAAGTGAATTAAAAGAAAAATCTAAAAAAGTTATATGGAATAATGATAAAAGAGAAGAATATTTCATATTATTTTCAAAATCAGGATTTAGTGAAGATTTAATTGAATTAAGTAAAAAAGAAAAAAATGTTATTCTTAAAGAAGTTTTTTAG